Proteins found in one Nocardia brasiliensis ATCC 700358 genomic segment:
- a CDS encoding cytochrome P450, which produces MTETTIRAAATDLDPFSTEALLDPYPQFQALRDLGPVVYLREHDLYGLFRYDQVRAALVDWEGFSSAQGIAMNPTANELSDGSLLSMDPPRHRAVRKVLDDALRPKYVRKVAGDIEQLADDLVEDLMRRDEFDGVTDFAAKLPVDIVMDLIGFPRDEYRDKILVWALGAFNYFGPPGARQSSTFPDVQALMQYLVTDATPDKLLPDSFGQIVWAAAEHGEITENEALMTMSAYACAGLDTTIAGVASTLWLLARNPEQWAAIRQDPKLIPGAFLEGVRMETPIQSFSRVTTGDTDVDGVTIPEGARVVVSFAAANRDERHYPEPDRFDARRNPADTVGFGFGVHNCPGRTLASMEAHALFGALAERADTLELTGEPTRTPNNITRGLDRLPIRIAGKATS; this is translated from the coding sequence GTGACCGAGACGACGATCCGCGCCGCTGCCACCGACCTCGATCCGTTCTCGACCGAAGCCCTGCTCGACCCCTATCCGCAGTTCCAGGCGTTGCGCGACCTGGGGCCGGTCGTCTACCTGCGCGAGCACGATCTCTACGGACTGTTCCGCTACGACCAGGTGCGTGCGGCACTGGTCGATTGGGAGGGTTTCAGTTCCGCCCAGGGCATCGCGATGAATCCCACCGCCAACGAGCTCTCCGACGGTTCCCTGCTCTCGATGGACCCGCCGCGGCACCGGGCGGTACGCAAAGTCCTCGATGACGCGTTGCGCCCCAAGTACGTTCGCAAGGTCGCCGGCGATATCGAGCAACTCGCCGACGATCTGGTCGAGGACCTGATGCGCCGTGACGAGTTCGACGGCGTCACCGATTTCGCGGCGAAGCTGCCGGTGGACATCGTCATGGACCTCATCGGCTTCCCACGCGACGAATACCGCGACAAGATCCTCGTCTGGGCGCTCGGCGCGTTCAACTACTTCGGGCCGCCCGGGGCTCGGCAGTCCTCGACCTTCCCCGACGTGCAGGCGCTGATGCAGTACCTCGTCACCGATGCCACGCCCGACAAACTGCTGCCGGACAGCTTCGGCCAGATCGTCTGGGCGGCAGCAGAACACGGCGAGATCACCGAGAACGAAGCGCTGATGACGATGAGCGCCTACGCCTGCGCCGGATTGGACACCACCATCGCCGGCGTGGCGAGCACGCTCTGGCTGCTGGCCCGGAATCCGGAACAGTGGGCAGCCATCCGGCAGGATCCGAAACTGATTCCCGGAGCCTTCCTGGAGGGCGTCCGGATGGAGACCCCGATCCAGTCGTTCTCCCGGGTCACCACCGGCGACACCGACGTGGACGGCGTGACCATCCCCGAGGGCGCCCGCGTCGTGGTCTCCTTCGCCGCCGCGAACCGCGACGAACGGCACTATCCCGAGCCGGATCGCTTCGACGCGCGCCGAAACCCGGCCGACACCGTCGGATTCGGGTTCGGGGTGCACAACTGCCCGGGGCGCACGCTCGCCTCGATGGAGGCGCACGCGCTGTTCGGCGCGCTGGCCGAACGGGCGGACACGCTCGAGCTGACGGGCGAACCCACCCGCACACCGAACAACATCACCCGCGGACTGGACCGGCTGCCCATCCGCATCGCCGGCAAGGCGACATCGTGA
- a CDS encoding methyltransferase domain-containing protein, whose amino-acid sequence MTSTQYRPEIVELDDAQQRREWQAFTLSDLPEMISSMHACHAVRALADTPLLERLRTGPQRTRQVLLAGIDPEIGPGFLRYLVRRGILETRGAEYFLTRLGEFLTTDVSLARLGVYVDAYGAVTSRIGDLLTGTAVYGKDVVRDGGKLGAHCDTLFSVFHTPTLLRAMRGREVTRILDIGCGGGQLLVDACLRDPTLSGIGLDIDADAVDVANEHARRSGVADRVRFVVGDAFAPGTWPQECFAADGLCMMSALHEHFRNGEQAVVDLLDDISTKFPQLKILLVGEPEIRYDGRENDDDFFLIHVLTGQGLPRDRSAWFDVFEKSTLTCRRMYTRPSAGPRMCFYDLVAGAEQP is encoded by the coding sequence ATGACGAGCACGCAATACCGGCCGGAGATCGTCGAACTCGACGACGCACAGCAGCGCCGGGAGTGGCAGGCGTTCACGTTGTCGGACCTGCCCGAGATGATCAGCTCGATGCACGCGTGCCACGCGGTGCGCGCGCTCGCCGACACGCCCTTGCTCGAGCGGTTGCGCACCGGGCCGCAGCGGACCCGGCAGGTGCTGCTCGCCGGCATCGATCCCGAGATCGGACCCGGGTTCCTGCGCTACCTCGTGCGGCGCGGCATCCTCGAAACCCGCGGCGCGGAATACTTTCTCACCCGCCTCGGCGAATTCCTCACCACCGATGTCTCGCTCGCGCGCCTCGGCGTCTACGTCGACGCGTACGGCGCGGTCACCAGCCGGATCGGCGATCTGCTCACCGGCACCGCGGTGTACGGCAAGGACGTGGTGCGCGACGGCGGCAAGCTGGGCGCGCATTGCGACACGCTGTTCTCCGTCTTCCATACCCCGACCCTGCTGCGCGCCATGCGCGGGCGCGAGGTGACGCGCATCCTCGACATCGGTTGCGGCGGTGGGCAGTTGCTGGTGGACGCCTGCCTGCGCGATCCCACGCTCAGCGGCATCGGCCTCGATATCGATGCCGACGCCGTGGACGTGGCCAACGAGCACGCCCGCCGCAGCGGCGTCGCCGATCGCGTGCGGTTCGTCGTCGGGGACGCGTTCGCCCCCGGCACCTGGCCGCAGGAGTGCTTCGCGGCCGACGGGCTCTGCATGATGAGCGCGCTGCACGAGCATTTCCGCAACGGCGAACAAGCCGTCGTCGACCTGCTCGACGACATCTCGACCAAGTTCCCGCAGTTGAAGATCCTGCTCGTCGGCGAACCGGAGATCCGCTACGACGGGCGCGAGAACGACGACGATTTCTTCCTGATCCACGTGCTGACCGGACAGGGCCTGCCGCGCGACCGCTCGGCCTGGTTCGACGTGTTCGAGAAGTCCACGCTGACCTGCCGCCGGATGTACACGCGTCCGAGCGCCGGGCCGCGCATGTGCTTCTACGACTTGGTCGCCGGAGCGGAGCAGCCGTGA
- a CDS encoding gamma-glutamyltransferase family protein — MPPSKPELTGTTGAVASTHWLASAAGMRMLADGGNAFDAAAAAGFVLQVVEPHFNGLGGDLSLVAHQAGHDDVQALCAQGPMPRAISSGTFADLGLRSIPGSGLLPACVPGAFGGWMRLLAEFGTKRLAEVLEPAIGYADKGFPLLPETARAIDVLAPLFRAEWHGSEQVYLKGGNAPAAGSRFRNPALANTYQRLIKAAESASGEREAQFRAAHDAFYKGFVAAEISEFLESGPMLDATGRRHRGLLTADDLADWTPSVETAPSHSYGPYQVFKPGPWSQGPVFLQQLALLDGFDLARMGQGSAEYVHTVIECTKLAMADREAWYGDPAFSDVPLAGLLDAEYNRQRRALVGARAEPTLRPGAPGGRTSFLPDLPVPDDPDADSEWMSQLQNGLPTILQATKAKTDTVTVTAVDRHGNMVAATPSGGWLKSSPAIGSLGFPLGTRGQCMFLTEGHPNSLGPGKRPRTTLSPSVALRDGRPYVAFGTPGGDRQDQWTLQFFLNVADFGLDFQSATETTAFHTDQVPASFTPHAHRPGVVVAEQTCPPEVVADLRARGHDVDLVPAYSLGRVCAVGFTDDHEFVRAAASPRGRHAYAVAE, encoded by the coding sequence ATGCCTCCATCCAAGCCCGAACTCACCGGCACCACCGGTGCCGTGGCCAGCACGCACTGGCTCGCCTCCGCCGCGGGGATGCGGATGCTCGCCGACGGCGGCAACGCGTTCGACGCGGCCGCCGCGGCCGGATTCGTGCTCCAGGTCGTCGAACCGCATTTCAACGGGCTCGGCGGCGATCTGTCCCTGGTCGCGCATCAGGCCGGACACGACGACGTCCAGGCGCTCTGCGCGCAGGGCCCGATGCCCCGCGCGATCAGCAGCGGCACCTTCGCCGACCTCGGCCTGCGCAGCATCCCCGGGTCCGGGCTGCTGCCCGCCTGCGTCCCCGGGGCGTTCGGCGGCTGGATGCGGTTGCTCGCCGAGTTCGGCACCAAGCGCCTCGCCGAGGTGCTCGAGCCCGCGATCGGCTACGCCGACAAGGGTTTTCCGCTGCTACCGGAGACGGCGCGGGCCATCGATGTGCTGGCCCCGCTGTTCCGCGCGGAATGGCACGGATCCGAACAGGTCTATCTGAAGGGCGGCAACGCCCCCGCCGCGGGGAGCCGCTTCCGCAATCCCGCGCTGGCCAACACCTATCAACGCCTCATCAAGGCCGCCGAGTCCGCGTCGGGCGAGCGCGAAGCCCAGTTCCGGGCCGCGCACGACGCCTTCTACAAAGGCTTTGTCGCAGCGGAGATCTCGGAATTCCTCGAGTCGGGGCCGATGCTCGACGCCACCGGCCGCCGGCACCGCGGTCTGCTCACCGCCGACGATCTCGCCGACTGGACACCCTCGGTCGAGACCGCACCGAGCCACAGCTACGGGCCCTACCAGGTCTTCAAGCCGGGACCGTGGTCGCAGGGTCCGGTCTTCCTGCAGCAGCTCGCGCTGCTCGACGGCTTCGATCTCGCCCGCATGGGCCAGGGCAGTGCCGAGTACGTGCACACGGTGATCGAGTGCACCAAGCTCGCGATGGCCGATCGCGAAGCCTGGTACGGCGATCCGGCCTTCAGCGACGTGCCGCTGGCCGGCCTGCTCGACGCGGAGTACAACCGGCAGCGCCGCGCCCTCGTCGGCGCGCGCGCCGAACCCACGCTGCGGCCCGGCGCGCCCGGCGGGCGCACCTCGTTCCTCCCCGACCTGCCGGTCCCCGACGATCCGGACGCCGACTCCGAGTGGATGTCGCAGTTGCAGAACGGATTACCGACGATCCTGCAGGCGACCAAGGCGAAGACCGACACGGTCACCGTCACCGCCGTCGACCGGCACGGCAACATGGTCGCCGCGACTCCGAGCGGCGGGTGGCTGAAGAGTTCACCGGCCATCGGCAGCCTCGGTTTCCCGCTCGGCACCCGCGGCCAGTGCATGTTCCTCACCGAGGGCCACCCGAATTCGCTCGGGCCGGGCAAACGGCCCCGGACCACGCTGAGTCCGTCGGTGGCGCTGCGGGACGGACGTCCGTACGTCGCCTTCGGCACCCCCGGCGGCGACCGGCAGGATCAGTGGACCTTGCAGTTCTTCCTCAACGTGGCCGATTTCGGGCTCGACTTCCAGAGCGCGACCGAGACGACCGCTTTCCACACCGATCAGGTGCCCGCGTCGTTCACTCCGCACGCGCATCGGCCCGGCGTGGTGGTGGCGGAGCAAACGTGCCCGCCCGAGGTCGTCGCCGACCTGCGCGCCCGCGGACACGACGTGGACCTCGTCCCCGCGTACTCGCTGGGCCGGGTCTGCGCGGTCGGGTTCACCGACGATCACGAGTTCGTCCGTGCGGCGGCGAGCCCGCGCGGCAGGCACGCCTACGCGGTGGCCGAATAG
- a CDS encoding zinc-dependent alcohol dehydrogenase family protein — protein sequence MRAAQIVEYGAPLVVRELPDPTPEPDGVVLAIRATGICRSDWHAWRGDWGWMGGQVALPRTLGHELVGEVVAVGADVHTVRLGDRVTVPFHLACGTCAQCRSGQANICDAMQVLGFWCDGGYAEFVPIPDADFNCVRVPETLTPVAASAIGCRFMTAFHAVTGQGRVRPGEWVAVHGVGGVGLAAVQIATAAGACVVAVDIDAAKLALAEEQGALATVDASAEADVPAAVQAATDGGAHVSIDALGTRATVVNSLRSLRKRGRHVQVGLTSSDDAGQIAIPMDTVTLGELTLVGSHGNPHTSYPRLLALVESGRLAPQSLVQRTVALEQAGDVLAAMSDFGTSGITVIDRF from the coding sequence GTGAGAGCGGCGCAGATAGTCGAGTACGGCGCCCCGCTCGTCGTGCGCGAGCTGCCCGATCCCACCCCCGAACCGGACGGTGTGGTGCTCGCGATCCGCGCCACCGGTATCTGCCGCAGCGATTGGCATGCGTGGCGGGGCGATTGGGGCTGGATGGGCGGACAGGTCGCGCTGCCGCGCACGCTCGGTCACGAACTGGTCGGCGAAGTCGTGGCAGTCGGTGCCGACGTGCACACGGTGCGGCTCGGCGATCGCGTCACGGTGCCGTTCCATCTGGCGTGCGGCACCTGCGCGCAGTGCCGGTCCGGACAGGCCAATATCTGCGATGCCATGCAGGTGCTCGGCTTCTGGTGCGACGGCGGCTATGCTGAGTTCGTCCCGATTCCCGACGCGGACTTCAACTGTGTGCGCGTCCCCGAGACGCTGACCCCGGTCGCGGCGAGCGCGATCGGCTGCCGCTTCATGACAGCGTTCCACGCGGTCACCGGACAGGGACGGGTACGCCCCGGCGAATGGGTCGCGGTCCACGGCGTCGGCGGAGTCGGACTCGCCGCCGTGCAGATCGCCACTGCCGCAGGCGCTTGCGTGGTGGCCGTGGACATCGATGCCGCCAAACTCGCGCTGGCCGAGGAGCAGGGCGCGCTCGCCACCGTCGATGCGAGTGCCGAGGCGGACGTGCCCGCGGCGGTCCAGGCCGCGACCGACGGCGGCGCGCACGTCTCGATCGATGCGCTCGGCACCCGCGCCACGGTCGTCAATTCCCTTCGCTCGCTGCGCAAACGCGGCAGGCACGTGCAGGTCGGGCTGACCAGCTCCGACGATGCCGGGCAGATCGCGATCCCCATGGACACCGTCACCCTCGGCGAGCTGACCCTCGTCGGCTCACACGGCAACCCGCACACCAGCTACCCGCGGCTGCTCGCCCTGGTCGAATCCGGCCGTCTCGCACCGCAATCCCTGGTCCAGCGCACCGTCGCGCTCGAGCAGGCCGGGGATGTCCTTGCCGCGATGAGCGATTTCGGCACCAGCGGCATCACCGTCATCGACCGCTTCTGA
- a CDS encoding aldehyde dehydrogenase family protein, with amino-acid sequence METSSSTPGPAAQHFLSGPHLLYLGGEFAAAADGRTFGTVDPSTGAAITQVAHAGPADVSAAVAAARAALEGPWGALSAADRGTLLTRLADLIEGNADQLAQLEALDGGKPISVTRALDIPAAAAQFRYFAGWPTKLEGETIPVAVPNTLCYTRKEPVGVCAQIIPWNFSLLMAAWKIGAALAAGCTVVVKPAEQTPLTVLRLAELVAAAGFPPGTVNVLTGDGTTGAALVEHPGVDKIVFTGSTAVGREIGAKAGAQLKPVTLELGGKSPNIILPDADLDAAIAGAFNGIYFNTGQACNAASRLFVHESVFDEVVAGLSTRAEKAQVGPALDPATELGPVVSAEQYRRVRGYLQDGVAAGATLKAGTVPPVSPEGGYFVSPALFVDVDPRMRICREEIFGPVLVAAPFDCVDEVVRQANDTEYGLAAGIWTQHLGRAHTLAARLRAGSVYLNTWAPGDPAAPFGGVKASGVGREMGRAGVEAYLEPKTVWATLA; translated from the coding sequence GTGGAAACCTCGTCCAGCACACCGGGTCCGGCGGCACAGCACTTCCTGTCCGGACCGCACCTGCTCTATCTGGGCGGCGAGTTCGCCGCCGCCGCGGACGGCCGGACCTTCGGCACCGTCGACCCGTCCACCGGCGCAGCGATCACGCAGGTCGCGCACGCGGGACCGGCCGACGTATCCGCGGCGGTCGCGGCGGCGCGCGCCGCGCTCGAAGGGCCGTGGGGCGCACTGTCGGCCGCGGATCGCGGCACCCTCCTCACTCGGTTGGCCGACCTCATCGAGGGCAACGCCGACCAGCTCGCCCAGCTCGAAGCCCTCGACGGCGGCAAGCCGATCAGCGTGACCCGCGCGCTCGATATCCCGGCCGCCGCAGCGCAATTCCGCTACTTCGCGGGGTGGCCGACCAAGCTGGAGGGCGAGACGATCCCGGTCGCGGTGCCGAACACGCTGTGCTACACCCGCAAAGAGCCGGTCGGCGTGTGCGCGCAGATCATCCCGTGGAACTTCTCGCTGCTGATGGCGGCGTGGAAGATCGGCGCGGCCCTGGCCGCAGGGTGCACCGTGGTGGTGAAACCGGCCGAACAGACACCGCTGACCGTACTACGCCTCGCCGAACTCGTTGCGGCGGCCGGGTTTCCGCCCGGCACGGTCAATGTGCTCACCGGCGACGGCACCACCGGCGCGGCGCTGGTCGAGCATCCCGGCGTCGACAAGATCGTGTTCACCGGTTCCACCGCCGTGGGGCGCGAGATCGGCGCGAAGGCCGGCGCGCAGCTCAAGCCGGTCACGCTCGAACTGGGCGGGAAGAGCCCGAACATCATTCTGCCGGACGCCGACCTCGACGCGGCGATCGCCGGCGCCTTCAACGGGATCTACTTCAACACCGGCCAGGCGTGCAATGCCGCGTCCCGGCTCTTCGTCCACGAGAGCGTGTTCGACGAGGTCGTCGCGGGACTGTCGACGCGGGCCGAGAAGGCACAGGTGGGTCCGGCACTGGACCCGGCCACCGAACTCGGGCCGGTGGTCTCGGCCGAGCAGTACCGCCGGGTGCGCGGGTATCTCCAAGACGGCGTCGCCGCGGGGGCGACTCTGAAAGCCGGTACCGTGCCGCCGGTTTCCCCCGAAGGCGGCTATTTCGTCTCGCCCGCGCTCTTCGTCGACGTCGACCCGCGGATGCGGATCTGCCGTGAGGAGATCTTCGGGCCGGTGCTCGTGGCCGCACCGTTCGACTGCGTCGACGAGGTGGTGCGGCAGGCCAACGACACGGAATACGGTCTGGCCGCGGGCATCTGGACCCAGCACCTCGGCCGGGCACACACCCTCGCCGCCCGGCTGCGCGCCGGATCGGTCTATCTCAACACCTGGGCGCCGGGCGATCCGGCGGCCCCGTTCGGCGGCGTCAAGGCCTCCGGGGTCGGCCGCGAGATGGGCCGCGCGGGCGTCGAGGCCTATCTCGAGCCGAAAACCGTGTGGGCGACGCTCGCCTGA
- the asnB gene encoding asparagine synthase (glutamine-hydrolyzing) codes for MCGITGWVALDRDLTAEGRTVQAMVDTMAARGPDDEGMWLHPRCALGHRRLSVIDLEGGKQPMATPETLSDGTPLAVLSYSGEVYNFVELRDELLTLGHRFRTRSDTEVVLRAYLEWGTGFVRRLNGMFAFAIWDSRTEELLLYRDRLGVKPLFYYPTRDGLLFGSEPKAVLAHPESRAELSLDGLRDVLSFVRVPGRTPLQGMYEVRPGHVLRLRGGRRSEEKYWELQSWPHPDDVTTSVGKVRELLADIVSRQMVADVPLCTLLSGGLDSSALTALGQRALDAGRGGRIRSFSVDFVGQVENFEPEPLREAPDAPFAAELVRHVGTDHRVILLDNADLASPSARAAVLRAWDLPYGDGDLGPSLYLLFRAVRQESTVALSGESADEVFGGYLWFHDQRAVQADTFPWHALGERSVADQSTAFLDPDLTAQLNLTEYIADQYHTALREVPELPGETGLDRRMRAASYLNLTRFLPVMLDRKDRLSMASGIEVRVPFCDHRLVEYVFNAPWSMKTFDGREKSLLRAATRDLLPDSIVRRRKAPYPSTQDSGYDKAIKQVLGKIVAEPNSPSLPLLDLDAIHRHLDQPVDKPVSMQERGLLNETPIRIDEWLTAYDVRVLV; via the coding sequence ATGTGCGGAATCACCGGCTGGGTCGCGCTCGACCGTGACCTCACCGCCGAAGGCCGGACAGTGCAGGCCATGGTCGACACCATGGCCGCTCGGGGCCCCGACGACGAAGGCATGTGGCTGCACCCGCGCTGCGCCCTCGGGCACCGGCGGCTGTCGGTGATCGACCTCGAAGGCGGCAAGCAGCCGATGGCCACACCGGAAACACTGTCCGACGGAACACCGTTGGCCGTACTGAGTTACAGCGGCGAAGTGTACAACTTCGTCGAACTGCGCGACGAACTCCTGACACTCGGCCACCGCTTCCGCACCAGAAGCGACACCGAGGTCGTGCTGCGCGCCTATCTCGAATGGGGAACGGGCTTTGTGCGGCGGCTCAACGGCATGTTCGCCTTCGCGATCTGGGACAGCCGAACCGAGGAACTGCTGCTGTACCGCGACCGGCTCGGCGTCAAACCGCTGTTCTATTACCCCACCCGCGACGGCCTGCTCTTCGGCTCCGAGCCGAAAGCCGTTCTCGCCCATCCGGAAAGCCGCGCCGAACTATCTCTCGACGGACTCCGTGACGTGCTGTCCTTTGTCCGCGTCCCCGGCCGGACGCCGCTACAAGGCATGTACGAGGTGCGGCCCGGCCATGTACTCCGGCTCCGCGGCGGACGGCGATCCGAGGAGAAGTACTGGGAGCTGCAATCCTGGCCGCACCCCGACGATGTGACCACCAGCGTCGGTAAGGTGCGAGAGTTGTTGGCGGATATCGTCTCCCGGCAGATGGTCGCCGACGTTCCGCTGTGCACGCTACTGTCCGGCGGGTTGGATTCCAGCGCGTTGACCGCCCTGGGCCAGCGCGCGCTCGACGCCGGCCGCGGTGGCCGGATTCGCAGCTTCTCGGTGGATTTCGTCGGTCAGGTGGAGAATTTCGAACCGGAACCGCTGCGCGAGGCGCCGGACGCGCCGTTCGCCGCGGAACTGGTCCGCCACGTCGGCACCGATCATCGAGTCATCTTGCTGGACAACGCGGATCTGGCGTCGCCGAGCGCACGAGCGGCGGTGTTGCGCGCCTGGGATCTGCCCTACGGCGACGGTGATCTCGGTCCGTCGCTCTATCTGCTGTTCCGCGCGGTAAGGCAGGAATCGACCGTCGCCCTGTCCGGTGAATCGGCGGACGAGGTGTTCGGCGGCTACCTCTGGTTCCACGATCAGCGTGCGGTGCAGGCCGATACGTTCCCGTGGCACGCGCTCGGCGAGCGCTCCGTCGCCGATCAGTCCACGGCCTTCCTGGATCCCGATCTGACGGCGCAGCTGAACCTCACCGAATACATTGCGGACCAATATCACACCGCCCTGCGGGAAGTTCCGGAACTGCCCGGCGAGACCGGACTCGACCGCCGGATGCGGGCCGCGAGCTACCTGAATCTCACCCGGTTCCTCCCGGTCATGCTCGACCGCAAGGACCGGCTGAGCATGGCGAGCGGGATCGAGGTGCGGGTACCGTTCTGCGACCACCGCCTGGTCGAGTACGTCTTCAACGCCCCGTGGTCGATGAAGACCTTCGACGGCCGGGAGAAGAGTCTGCTGCGCGCCGCGACCCGGGATCTGCTGCCGGACTCCATCGTGCGACGCCGGAAAGCGCCCTATCCGTCCACCCAGGATTCGGGCTACGACAAGGCGATCAAGCAGGTCCTCGGCAAGATCGTCGCGGAGCCGAATTCGCCGTCGCTGCCGCTGCTCGATCTCGACGCGATCCACCGGCATCTGGATCAGCCCGTCGACAAGCCTGTTTCGATGCAGGAAAGGGGGCTACTCAACGAAACACCGATCCGCATCGATGAGTGGCTCACCGCTTACGACGTGCGCGTACTGGTATAG
- a CDS encoding FAD-binding protein yields MPGIFAAAPAVDGELLLDESARRAVATDLGNITSVTPAAVLRPRSAQDIAALVGFCHTHGISVSTRGQAHTTLGQGLSDGLVIENRHLNRIHSLDGDVAEVDAGVLWRDLVTAAFEQSPRRTPPAVTGYTSLTVGGTLSVGGLGGLVGALRTGLQVDHVRELEVVTGTGELVRCSPAQRRDLFEAVLGGLGQCGVITKAVVELEPARERARSYVLDYTDNADFFRDLRTLIERPGIDHVYAELYSPQSEPTHRLYATVMYDPANPPDDEAGVRGLTTEPVIDDTPYLDYVFKIDTLVDGMRETVHWDELVKPWYDVWLGGAVVEDYVDEVQSSLTARDIGPFGISLLYPQCRTTMTRPYPPVPEPDGSDWVFVLDINTVAETRGAHPEFVEEMLDRNDRLLTEARKQYGAVLYPIGSLRRTAQDWRDHYGDRWPAFSAAKKRFDPRGILAPGLGIRTDD; encoded by the coding sequence GTGCCCGGAATTTTTGCCGCCGCGCCCGCGGTGGACGGCGAGCTGCTGCTCGACGAGTCCGCGCGCCGGGCGGTCGCCACCGACCTCGGCAACATCACCAGCGTCACCCCGGCGGCGGTGCTGCGGCCGCGCTCGGCCCAGGACATCGCCGCGCTGGTCGGCTTCTGCCACACCCACGGCATCAGCGTGTCGACCCGGGGGCAGGCGCACACCACGCTCGGTCAGGGCCTGTCCGACGGCTTGGTCATCGAGAACCGCCACCTGAACCGCATCCATTCCCTCGACGGCGACGTGGCCGAGGTCGACGCGGGCGTCCTGTGGCGGGACCTGGTCACCGCCGCCTTCGAGCAGTCACCGCGGCGCACGCCGCCCGCCGTCACCGGATACACCTCGCTGACCGTCGGCGGCACGCTCTCGGTCGGCGGGCTCGGCGGGCTCGTCGGCGCGTTGCGCACCGGCCTGCAGGTCGACCACGTGCGCGAACTCGAAGTGGTCACCGGGACCGGCGAACTCGTGCGGTGCTCGCCGGCGCAGCGCCGCGACCTGTTCGAGGCCGTGCTCGGCGGACTCGGCCAGTGCGGCGTGATCACCAAGGCCGTGGTCGAACTGGAGCCCGCGCGCGAACGCGCCCGCAGCTACGTGCTGGACTACACCGACAATGCCGACTTCTTCCGTGACCTGCGCACGCTCATCGAACGGCCCGGCATCGATCACGTGTACGCCGAGCTGTATTCGCCGCAGTCCGAGCCGACACACCGGCTCTATGCGACCGTCATGTACGACCCGGCGAACCCGCCCGACGACGAGGCAGGCGTCCGTGGGTTGACCACCGAGCCCGTCATCGACGACACCCCTTACCTCGACTACGTGTTCAAGATCGACACGCTGGTCGACGGGATGCGCGAGACGGTGCACTGGGACGAGCTCGTCAAGCCGTGGTACGACGTATGGCTCGGCGGCGCGGTCGTCGAGGACTACGTCGACGAGGTCCAATCCTCGCTCACCGCACGCGATATCGGCCCCTTCGGGATCAGCCTGCTGTACCCGCAGTGCCGCACGACCATGACCAGGCCCTACCCACCGGTGCCCGAACCCGACGGTTCGGATTGGGTTTTCGTGCTCGATATCAACACGGTCGCCGAAACTCGGGGTGCGCACCCGGAATTCGTCGAGGAGATGCTCGATCGCAACGACCGCCTGTTGACCGAGGCGCGCAAACAGTACGGCGCGGTGCTCTATCCCATCGGCTCGCTGCGCCGCACGGCTCAGGATTGGCGTGATCATTACGGCGACCGATGGCCCGCGTTCAGCGCGGCTAAAAAGCGTTTCGACCCACGGGGAATTCTCGCCCCGGGCCTCGGCATTCGCACCGACGATTAG